Proteins encoded within one genomic window of Lysinibacillus louembei:
- the accD gene encoding acetyl-CoA carboxylase, carboxyltransferase subunit beta — protein sequence MAIRDIFSVNRKKQKGSFSATKEKDFPEDLMTKCPECRKIHVTKAVEQNLKVCPNCQHHLKLTAQERVAIFLDEGSFTSFDDHLQTTNPLGFPAYVEKIEVDKKKTGLNEAVLTGVGTLKGEQVVVAIMDSHFRMGSMGSVVGEKITRAIEKATELKVPFIIFTASGGARMQEGVLSLMQMAKTSVALSRHSEMGLLYISILTHPTTGGVSASFASVGDFNIAEPQALIGFAGRRVIEQTVREKLPDDFQTAEFLLAHGQLDAIFHRHEMRDKVATIVKLHRKEEAANV from the coding sequence GTGGCAATACGAGATATATTTTCAGTAAACAGAAAGAAACAAAAAGGTAGCTTTAGTGCAACAAAGGAAAAGGATTTTCCAGAGGATTTAATGACGAAATGTCCAGAGTGTCGAAAAATTCATGTGACAAAAGCGGTGGAGCAAAATTTAAAAGTTTGTCCGAATTGTCAGCATCATTTAAAGCTAACAGCACAGGAGCGTGTTGCCATCTTTTTAGATGAAGGTAGCTTCACATCTTTTGATGACCATTTACAAACGACAAATCCCTTAGGCTTCCCAGCGTATGTGGAGAAAATTGAAGTAGATAAAAAGAAAACGGGCTTGAATGAGGCAGTTTTAACAGGTGTTGGTACGCTAAAGGGCGAGCAAGTCGTTGTCGCAATCATGGATTCTCATTTCCGCATGGGCTCTATGGGCTCTGTGGTAGGAGAAAAAATTACACGCGCAATTGAAAAGGCAACAGAGCTAAAAGTGCCATTTATTATTTTCACAGCAAGCGGTGGCGCACGTATGCAAGAAGGTGTGCTATCTCTTATGCAAATGGCCAAAACGAGCGTTGCTTTAAGCCGTCATAGTGAAATGGGCTTGTTATACATTTCGATTTTGACACATCCAACAACTGGTGGTGTATCTGCAAGCTTTGCGTCAGTTGGAGATTTCAATATTGCAGAGCCACAAGCACTTATCGGCTTTGCTGGTCGTCGTGTTATTGAGCAGACGGTACGTGAAAAGCTACCTGATGACTTCCAAACAGCGGAATTTTTATTAGCACATGGACAATTGGATGCTATTTTCCATCGCCATGAAATGCGTGATAAAGTAGCGACGATTGTCAAGTTACATCGCAAGGAGGAAGCAGCAAATGTCTAA
- the accA gene encoding acetyl-CoA carboxylase carboxyl transferase subunit alpha, with the protein MSKTMPFEEPVIKLREKIDELKSIAQDADVDMSGEIATLEARLSQLETSIYSNMAPWDRVQVARHPERPTTLAYIEAIFEDFIELHGDRLYGDDEAIVGGIASFDGQPITIIGHQRGKTTKENIRRNFGMPHPEGYRKALRLMKQAEKFKRPIICFIDTKGAYPGKAAEERGQSEAIARNLIEMAGLKVPVISVVIGEGGSGGALALGVANRILMLENSTYSVISPEGAASILWKDASLAKQAAEAMKITAPDLMDMKIIDAIIPEVAGGAHRDIEKQAGTMKEHLTSTLAELALLNEEELVQDRYEKFKAIGQFVEN; encoded by the coding sequence ATGTCTAAAACTATGCCATTTGAAGAACCTGTTATTAAATTACGTGAAAAAATAGATGAATTAAAAAGTATTGCACAAGATGCTGATGTAGATATGAGCGGTGAAATTGCCACACTTGAAGCGCGTCTTTCACAGCTAGAAACGTCTATCTACTCAAATATGGCGCCATGGGACCGCGTACAAGTAGCTCGCCATCCAGAGCGTCCGACAACATTAGCTTATATTGAAGCGATCTTTGAGGATTTCATCGAATTACACGGTGACCGCTTATATGGAGATGATGAGGCCATTGTTGGAGGTATTGCCTCATTTGATGGACAGCCGATAACGATTATCGGTCATCAGCGTGGAAAAACGACGAAGGAAAATATTCGTCGCAATTTCGGTATGCCACATCCAGAGGGGTATCGTAAAGCACTACGCTTAATGAAGCAGGCGGAAAAATTTAAGCGTCCTATTATCTGCTTTATTGATACGAAGGGGGCTTACCCAGGAAAGGCTGCTGAGGAGCGTGGGCAAAGCGAAGCGATTGCACGTAACTTAATTGAAATGGCAGGCTTAAAAGTACCTGTTATTAGCGTTGTTATCGGTGAAGGAGGAAGTGGTGGTGCGTTAGCATTAGGTGTGGCAAATCGCATTTTAATGCTTGAAAACTCCACATACTCTGTTATTTCTCCAGAGGGTGCGGCATCTATTTTATGGAAGGATGCAAGCTTGGCGAAGCAAGCAGCAGAGGCAATGAAAATTACGGCACCAGATTTAATGGATATGAAGATTATCGATGCCATTATTCCAGAAGTAGCAGGTGGTGCACATCGTGATATTGAAAAGCAGGCAGGCACAATGAAGGAGCATTTAACATCAACACTTGCAGAGCTAGCGTTATTAAATGAAGAAGAGCTTGTGCAAGATCGCTATGAAAAATTTAAGGCAATTGGTCAATTTGTTGAAAATTAA
- a CDS encoding branched-chain amino acid aminotransferase: MSSIITTQLTTTPKQKPATEQLGFGKHFTDHMFIMDYTEGQGWHDARIIPYQPLALDPSAMIFHYGQSVFEGMKAYKTAAGDVQLFRPERNFKRLNASNERLCIPAVDEQFALDALKQLLAIDREWVPSEPGTSLYIRPFIFATEPFLGVAPSKNYHFIIIMSPVGAYYSEGINPVKILVEKQYVRAVIGGTGEAKTGGNYANGLKAQEIASKEGYSQILWLDGKENRYIEEVGSMNIFFKINGKVITPALNGSILPGITRDSMLHLLKAKNIDVEERRITIDEVVQAFEEGTLEEAFGAGTAAVISPIGELKWQNRKLTVNDGQIGAVTQMLYDTLTGIQNGTMEDPFGWIVKL; this comes from the coding sequence ATGTCATCAATTATCACAACACAACTTACAACAACGCCAAAGCAAAAGCCTGCTACCGAGCAGCTAGGCTTTGGCAAACATTTTACAGACCATATGTTTATCATGGATTATACGGAGGGGCAAGGCTGGCATGATGCACGCATTATTCCATATCAGCCGCTAGCACTAGATCCGTCAGCGATGATTTTCCATTATGGGCAATCTGTTTTTGAAGGAATGAAAGCTTATAAAACAGCTGCTGGTGATGTGCAATTATTCAGACCAGAGCGTAACTTCAAGCGTTTAAATGCCTCTAATGAGCGCTTATGTATTCCAGCAGTTGATGAGCAATTTGCACTTGATGCATTAAAGCAGCTTTTAGCGATTGATAGAGAGTGGGTTCCAAGCGAGCCTGGCACATCGCTCTATATTCGACCATTTATTTTCGCAACAGAGCCATTTTTAGGCGTTGCACCATCAAAAAACTATCACTTCATTATTATTATGTCTCCTGTAGGTGCATATTATAGTGAGGGGATTAATCCAGTTAAAATTTTAGTAGAAAAGCAATATGTGCGTGCTGTTATTGGCGGAACGGGTGAAGCAAAAACAGGTGGTAACTATGCAAATGGTTTAAAGGCACAGGAAATTGCAAGCAAGGAAGGCTACTCGCAAATTTTATGGCTGGATGGTAAGGAAAATCGCTATATTGAAGAAGTGGGAAGCATGAATATTTTCTTCAAAATTAATGGCAAAGTGATTACACCTGCTTTAAATGGTAGTATTTTGCCAGGCATTACGCGCGATTCAATGCTACATTTATTAAAAGCAAAAAATATTGATGTAGAAGAGCGTCGCATTACAATTGATGAAGTAGTGCAAGCATTTGAGGAAGGAACGTTGGAAGAAGCCTTCGGTGCTGGAACAGCTGCAGTTATCTCACCTATTGGGGAGCTAAAATGGCAAAATAGGAAGTTGACAGTAAATGATGGTCAAATTGGCGCAGTAACACAAATGCTCTATGATACATTAACAGGCATTCAGAACGGTACGATGGAAGACCCATTCGGTTGGATTGTTAAACTATAA
- the pfkA gene encoding 6-phosphofructokinase has translation MKKIAVLTSGGDAPGMNAAIRAVVRKAHYHKIDVVGVYYGYEGLYNGKFEPLDLGSVGGIIQRGGTMLYSARFPEFKEEEIQNKAIENLRNQGIDGLVVIGGDGSYRGAMALTEKGFPCVGIPGTIDNDIPGTEYTIGFDTALNTAVEAIDKIRDTATSHENTFIVEVMGRNAGDIALWTGLAAGAETVLIPEEEFEIEDIVARLERSAARGKRHSIIIVAEGVMPGHKLGKILEERTGVQIRVSVLGHMQRGGAPSARDRVLAGRLGAKAVELLLEGKGGRAVGIHNHAVVDYDLKEAYENKHKADVSLYTLSKELSI, from the coding sequence ATGAAAAAAATAGCTGTTTTAACAAGTGGTGGAGATGCACCAGGTATGAATGCGGCAATTCGTGCGGTTGTTCGTAAAGCGCATTATCATAAAATAGATGTTGTAGGTGTTTACTACGGCTATGAAGGGCTTTATAATGGTAAGTTCGAGCCGCTTGATTTAGGTTCGGTAGGTGGCATTATTCAACGCGGTGGTACAATGCTTTACTCGGCACGTTTCCCTGAATTTAAAGAGGAGGAAATACAAAATAAAGCAATTGAAAACTTGCGCAATCAAGGAATTGATGGCTTAGTTGTTATTGGTGGGGACGGCTCATACCGAGGTGCGATGGCATTAACGGAAAAAGGCTTCCCATGTGTAGGAATTCCAGGAACGATTGATAATGATATTCCAGGTACAGAGTACACAATTGGCTTTGATACAGCGCTTAATACAGCAGTAGAAGCAATCGATAAAATTCGTGATACAGCGACAAGCCACGAAAATACATTTATTGTAGAGGTAATGGGGCGTAATGCAGGCGATATCGCACTTTGGACAGGGCTAGCAGCAGGTGCAGAGACGGTCTTGATTCCGGAAGAGGAATTCGAAATTGAAGATATTGTAGCACGCCTTGAGCGCAGTGCTGCGCGTGGTAAACGTCATAGTATTATTATCGTTGCAGAAGGAGTAATGCCTGGACATAAGCTCGGGAAAATTTTAGAAGAGCGAACAGGTGTCCAAATTCGCGTCTCTGTATTAGGGCATATGCAAAGAGGTGGTGCACCATCAGCACGCGATCGTGTATTAGCGGGAAGATTAGGTGCGAAGGCAGTAGAGCTTTTACTTGAAGGAAAAGGTGGACGCGCTGTAGGTATTCATAATCATGCCGTTGTGGACTATGATTTAAAAGAGGCTTATGAAAATAAACATAAAGCAGATGTCAGCCTATACACATTATCAAAAGAATTATCAATTTAA
- the pyk gene encoding pyruvate kinase, which translates to MRKTKIVCTIGPASESPEMLESLIKAGMNVARLNFSHGSHEEHAVRIAAIREAAKNVGQPVGILLDTKGPEIRTHTMENGELHLVTGQVIDISMTEVVGTSTSFSVTYSELINDVDQNDIILLDDGLIELRVLAKDIEKGLIHTIVENAGVLKNKKGVNVPGVSIKLPGITEKDAQDILFGIEQEIDFIAASFVRTASDVLEIRELLEQNNGSHIQIIPKIENQEGVDNIDEIIQVSDGLMVARGDLGVEIPAEEVPLVQKSLISKCNHAAKPVITATQMLDSMQRNPRPTRAEASDVANAIIDGTDAIMLSGETAAGLYPLESVQTMNKIAERTEQSLDYRSIVSKHSRGKEANMTEAISQAVAYTSLNLGIKAVLAPTESGNTAKMIAKYRPGVHIVAVTGSKNTAQLLTLVWGVKPILCQRAKTTDEILELSVDESLKHGFVDHGDVVVITAGVPVGEAGTTNLMKVHVIGDLLARGQGVGKASVVGKALVANNAAEALAYDAEGAILVTIGTDREMMPAIEKCAGIITEEGGLTSHAAVVGLSLGIPVIVGVKDALELIRQGQEITMDAETGVIYKGHASVL; encoded by the coding sequence ATGAGAAAAACGAAAATAGTATGTACAATTGGACCGGCAAGTGAATCTCCAGAAATGTTGGAAAGCCTAATTAAAGCAGGTATGAACGTAGCGCGATTAAATTTCTCGCATGGTTCGCATGAAGAGCATGCAGTACGTATTGCAGCAATTCGTGAAGCTGCTAAAAATGTAGGTCAGCCTGTAGGGATTTTACTGGATACAAAAGGGCCAGAAATTCGTACACATACAATGGAAAATGGTGAGCTACATTTAGTAACAGGCCAAGTAATTGATATTTCAATGACAGAAGTTGTTGGAACATCCACTAGCTTCTCTGTTACATATTCAGAATTAATCAATGATGTTGACCAAAACGATATCATTTTATTAGACGATGGTTTAATTGAATTACGCGTATTAGCCAAAGATATTGAAAAGGGCTTAATCCATACAATCGTTGAAAATGCAGGCGTATTAAAAAATAAAAAAGGTGTGAATGTTCCTGGCGTATCCATCAAATTACCAGGGATTACAGAAAAAGATGCACAGGACATCTTATTCGGTATCGAGCAAGAGATTGATTTTATTGCAGCATCCTTTGTACGTACAGCAAGCGATGTTTTAGAAATTCGCGAGCTATTAGAGCAAAATAACGGTAGCCATATTCAAATCATTCCAAAAATCGAAAACCAAGAAGGGGTGGATAATATTGATGAAATTATCCAAGTATCTGATGGTTTAATGGTTGCACGTGGAGATTTAGGTGTGGAAATCCCAGCAGAAGAAGTACCGCTTGTACAAAAATCGCTTATTTCAAAATGTAATCATGCAGCAAAACCGGTTATTACAGCAACACAAATGCTAGACTCAATGCAACGCAATCCACGTCCAACACGCGCTGAAGCGAGCGATGTAGCGAATGCCATTATCGATGGAACAGATGCAATTATGCTATCTGGTGAAACAGCAGCAGGTCTTTACCCATTAGAATCTGTACAAACTATGAATAAAATCGCAGAGCGCACTGAGCAATCATTGGATTATCGCTCAATTGTTTCGAAGCATAGCCGTGGAAAAGAAGCGAATATGACAGAGGCCATTTCACAAGCGGTTGCTTATACATCGCTTAATTTAGGTATTAAAGCTGTATTAGCACCAACAGAAAGTGGTAACACGGCAAAAATGATTGCAAAATATCGTCCAGGAGTGCATATTGTAGCAGTAACAGGCTCTAAAAATACGGCACAGCTTTTAACATTAGTGTGGGGCGTCAAACCAATTTTATGTCAACGTGCTAAAACAACGGATGAAATTTTAGAGCTATCTGTTGATGAATCATTAAAGCATGGCTTTGTTGACCACGGTGATGTTGTTGTTATTACAGCAGGTGTTCCTGTTGGTGAAGCAGGTACAACAAACTTGATGAAAGTACACGTTATTGGTGATTTACTTGCACGTGGACAAGGTGTCGGCAAAGCATCAGTAGTCGGCAAAGCATTAGTTGCAAACAATGCAGCAGAGGCATTAGCGTATGATGCAGAAGGTGCAATTTTAGTAACGATTGGTACAGATCGCGAAATGATGCCAGCTATTGAGAAATGTGCAGGTATTATTACGGAGGAAGGCGGCTTAACGAGCCATGCAGCAGTTGTCGGCTTAAGCCTTGGCATTCCTGTTATCGTAGGGGTAAAGGATGCACTTGAGCTTATCCGTCAAGGACAAGAAATTACAATGGATGCCGAAACAGGCGTTATTTATAAAGGACACGCAAGCGTTCTATAA
- a CDS encoding FxsA family protein yields the protein MPKILLIFIIASFAEIATFIIVGKWLGVFATLLLVIATSLIGAFILKNKGLKSFQSLQQSIAQGKAPGVAVIETFALFISGVLLLLPGFLTDLIGLLLLMPITRKLCQPLIFSWVRRRMKNSQIIIEQK from the coding sequence ATGCCAAAAATATTACTTATTTTTATTATCGCTAGCTTCGCAGAAATCGCTACATTTATTATTGTAGGCAAATGGCTAGGTGTCTTTGCGACATTGCTGCTAGTTATTGCGACAAGCCTTATCGGTGCCTTTATTTTGAAAAATAAAGGATTAAAATCATTCCAATCACTTCAGCAAAGCATCGCTCAAGGAAAAGCACCAGGCGTTGCTGTTATAGAGACCTTTGCCTTATTCATTAGTGGTGTGCTGTTACTATTACCAGGCTTTTTAACGGATTTAATCGGCTTGTTATTGTTAATGCCAATTACTCGTAAACTATGTCAGCCACTTATTTTTAGCTGGGTAAGAAGAAGAATGAAAAATAGTCAAATTATTATCGAGCAAAAATAG
- a CDS encoding AI-2E family transporter produces MHNAHLKFLTVDNMIKYLVVASYLLLAFLLLPISLALLCAYLLYPVVQFFYKKFHLPILISITLTTALCFFIIYQLSAILFQSLLTLIPYFKMHLDTFSTEYADVVFFPLLLEKSFSFIDSIMMSLVSIAQHTFGYLFEFFIFLIVFYFSLFESRKNRLWFFVYVPKKYRAEWQHYFKRALHIFSYFLFVTLQLFIMTFVLLSIGFYLLGFESPISKALLISFADALPFFGIGIFLIPLMIYFFIVGQKGLAIALIALYLFIQLSRQLVESIVWASTFQLRMVHSFVISAASILLFGVYGILLSPFFLLIAVKISEKSIFAR; encoded by the coding sequence TTGCATAATGCTCATTTAAAATTTTTAACAGTTGATAACATGATAAAGTATTTAGTCGTCGCTAGTTATTTATTACTAGCATTTCTTTTACTACCGATTTCCTTAGCTTTACTTTGTGCATACCTACTGTACCCAGTTGTACAATTTTTTTATAAGAAATTTCATCTACCTATTTTAATCAGCATCACTTTAACGACTGCCCTATGTTTCTTTATTATTTATCAACTATCTGCCATCCTTTTTCAAAGCTTATTAACGCTCATTCCATATTTTAAAATGCACTTAGATACATTTTCTACAGAATATGCCGATGTGGTATTTTTTCCACTTTTGCTCGAAAAGTCATTTTCCTTTATCGACTCTATCATGATGTCTCTCGTCAGCATTGCACAGCATACTTTTGGCTATTTATTTGAGTTTTTTATTTTCTTAATCGTTTTCTATTTTTCGTTGTTCGAATCAAGAAAAAATCGCCTATGGTTTTTCGTTTATGTACCGAAAAAATATCGCGCTGAATGGCAACATTACTTCAAGCGCGCTTTACATATTTTTTCTTATTTTTTATTCGTGACGCTGCAATTATTTATTATGACCTTTGTGTTATTAAGCATTGGCTTTTATTTATTGGGCTTTGAAAGTCCAATTAGTAAGGCACTTTTAATATCCTTTGCAGATGCATTACCGTTTTTCGGAATTGGCATTTTTCTTATTCCATTAATGATTTACTTTTTTATTGTCGGTCAAAAAGGGCTGGCCATTGCATTGATTGCGCTTTATCTTTTTATCCAACTATCGAGACAGCTTGTAGAATCTATCGTTTGGGCATCTACCTTTCAATTACGCATGGTTCATTCCTTCGTAATTAGCGCTGCCTCCATCCTTTTATTTGGTGTATATGGCATTTTACTAAGCCCATTTTTCCTCTTGATTGCAGTTAAAATAAGTGAAAAATCTATTTTTGCTCGATAA
- the citZ gene encoding citrate synthase produces the protein MTATRGLEGIVAAESKISSIIDDTLTYVGYNIDDLADNASFEEVVYLLWHTRLPKADELAELKQQLADNMAVPQAILDQFKTYPLNTVHPMAALRTAVSLLGVFDEEADVMEPEANYRKAIRLQAKIATVVTAFSRIRKGLEPVAPKAGLSYAANFLYMLKGEEPAEIEIEAFDKALVLHADHELNASTFTARVCVATLSDVYSGVTAAIGALKGPLHGGANEQVMKMLSEIGSLDNVEAWVQNKLDNKEKIMGFGHRVYRKGDPRAPHLRVMSEKLTKLTGKPELYDMSVKIHDMIVEQKKLPANVDFFSASVYDSLGIEHDLFTPIFAVSRTSGWVAHILEQYANNRLIRPRAEYVGPGMQKYVPIEER, from the coding sequence ATGACAGCAACACGTGGTTTAGAAGGTATCGTAGCAGCGGAGTCTAAAATTAGTTCAATTATTGATGATACACTTACATATGTAGGGTACAATATTGATGATTTAGCAGACAATGCAAGCTTTGAAGAAGTAGTTTATTTATTATGGCATACTCGTTTACCAAAAGCGGACGAGCTTGCTGAATTAAAACAACAATTAGCTGATAACATGGCAGTACCACAAGCTATTCTTGATCAGTTTAAAACATACCCATTAAATACAGTACACCCAATGGCAGCTTTACGTACAGCTGTATCATTATTAGGTGTATTCGATGAAGAAGCAGATGTAATGGAGCCAGAAGCAAACTACCGTAAAGCAATTCGTCTACAAGCGAAAATTGCAACTGTAGTAACAGCATTCTCTCGTATTCGTAAAGGCTTAGAGCCAGTAGCACCAAAAGCTGGTCTTAGCTATGCAGCGAACTTCTTGTACATGTTAAAAGGTGAAGAGCCAGCAGAAATCGAAATCGAAGCATTTGACAAAGCGTTAGTATTACATGCTGACCATGAATTAAATGCATCTACATTTACTGCACGTGTATGTGTAGCGACACTTTCTGATGTATATTCAGGTGTAACGGCTGCAATCGGCGCATTAAAAGGTCCTTTACATGGTGGCGCAAACGAGCAAGTAATGAAAATGTTATCTGAAATTGGTTCACTTGATAATGTTGAAGCATGGGTACAAAACAAATTAGATAACAAAGAAAAAATCATGGGCTTCGGTCACCGCGTATACCGCAAAGGCGACCCACGTGCACCGCATTTACGCGTTATGTCTGAAAAATTAACAAAGCTAACAGGCAAACCAGAATTATACGACATGTCTGTTAAAATCCATGACATGATCGTAGAGCAAAAGAAATTACCAGCAAACGTAGATTTCTTCTCTGCATCAGTATATGATTCATTAGGTATTGAGCATGACTTATTCACACCAATCTTTGCTGTGTCACGTACATCTGGTTGGGTAGCACATATTTTAGAGCAATATGCAAACAACCGTTTAATCCGTCCACGTGCAGAGTATGTTGGACCAGGCATGCAAAAATATGTTCCAATTGAAGAGCGTTAA
- the icd gene encoding NADP-dependent isocitrate dehydrogenase → MTNGKIVVENGVLNVPNNPVIPFIEGDGIGPDIWAAASRVIDAAVEKAYNGEKKIEWLEVLAGEKAFNQTGEWLPQETLNKIDEYLIAIKGPLTTPIGGGIRSLNVALRQELDLYVCLRPVRHFDGVPSPVKRPEDVDMVIFRENTEDIYAGIEYQAGSDEQKKLLNFLQTELGVNKIRFPETSGLGIKPVSQEGTERLVRAAIEYAIKHDKPTVTLVHKGNIMKFTEGGFKNWGYELAEKEFADKVFTWNQYDAIKAEQGEAAANEAQKAAEAAGKIIVKDSIADIFLQQILTRPTEFDVVATMNLNGDYISDALAAQVGGIGIAPGANINYVTGHAIFEATHGTAPKYAGQDKVNPSSVLLSGVLMLEHLGWQEAADLVTKSVEKTISSKVVTYDFARLMDGATEVKCSEFANELIKNL, encoded by the coding sequence ATGACTAACGGTAAAATTGTAGTAGAAAACGGCGTGTTAAACGTACCAAACAACCCAGTGATTCCTTTCATCGAGGGCGATGGTATCGGTCCAGATATTTGGGCAGCAGCTTCTCGCGTAATTGATGCAGCGGTAGAAAAAGCATACAATGGCGAAAAGAAAATCGAATGGCTAGAAGTTCTTGCAGGTGAAAAAGCATTCAACCAAACAGGTGAATGGTTACCACAAGAAACTTTAAATAAAATTGACGAGTATTTAATCGCGATTAAAGGACCTTTAACTACACCAATCGGTGGCGGTATCCGTTCTTTAAACGTAGCATTACGTCAAGAATTAGACCTATATGTTTGCTTACGTCCAGTACGTCACTTTGACGGTGTGCCTTCACCAGTAAAACGTCCAGAAGATGTAGACATGGTTATTTTCCGTGAAAATACGGAAGATATTTATGCTGGTATCGAGTACCAAGCTGGTTCTGACGAGCAAAAGAAATTATTAAACTTCTTACAAACTGAATTAGGCGTTAACAAAATCCGCTTCCCAGAAACTTCTGGTTTAGGTATTAAGCCTGTTTCTCAAGAAGGTACAGAGCGTTTAGTGCGTGCTGCAATTGAGTATGCAATCAAACACGACAAACCAACTGTTACTTTAGTACACAAAGGTAACATCATGAAATTCACTGAGGGTGGCTTCAAAAACTGGGGTTACGAATTAGCTGAAAAAGAATTCGCTGATAAAGTATTCACTTGGAACCAATACGATGCAATTAAAGCTGAGCAAGGCGAAGCTGCTGCAAACGAAGCACAAAAAGCTGCTGAAGCTGCTGGCAAAATCATCGTAAAAGATTCTATCGCTGATATTTTCTTACAACAAATTTTAACTCGTCCAACTGAGTTCGATGTAGTTGCTACAATGAACTTAAACGGTGACTATATTTCTGATGCATTAGCTGCACAAGTTGGTGGTATCGGTATCGCACCAGGGGCAAACATTAACTACGTAACTGGTCACGCTATTTTCGAAGCTACTCATGGTACAGCTCCAAAATATGCTGGTCAAGATAAAGTAAACCCATCTTCAGTTTTACTTTCTGGCGTATTAATGCTTGAGCACTTAGGTTGGCAAGAAGCTGCAGATTTAGTAACAAAATCTGTAGAAAAAACAATCTCTTCTAAAGTTGTAACTTACGACTTCGCACGTTTAATGGACGGCGCTACAGAAGTAAAATGCTCTGAATTCGCTAACGAATTAATTAAAAACCTATAA
- the mdh gene encoding malate dehydrogenase: MALGRKKITVIGSGFTGATAAFLAAQKELGDVVLLDIPQAENPTKGKALDMWEAAPIQGYDAYVKGTADYADTADSDIVIVTAGVARKPGMSRDDLVQTNEKVMIAVSEQIAKYSPNATVLVLTNPVDAMTYTVYKTTGFPKNRVIGQSGVLDTARFRAFIAEELNMSVKDVTALVLGGHGDTMVPLTRYSFVGGVPIESLIAPERLEEIVNRTRNGGAEIVNLLGNGSAYYAPAAAMIEMAEAIIKDQKRVLPSIAYLEGEYGYENLCLGVPTLLGANGIEKIFELELTEQEKSALDYSAEAVKSVMDVLSK; this comes from the coding sequence ATGGCATTAGGACGTAAAAAAATCACGGTAATTGGTAGCGGATTCACTGGCGCAACGGCAGCATTTTTAGCAGCGCAAAAGGAGCTTGGCGATGTTGTATTGTTAGATATTCCACAAGCTGAGAACCCAACAAAAGGGAAGGCACTCGATATGTGGGAGGCAGCACCAATTCAAGGCTATGATGCATATGTAAAAGGAACGGCTGATTATGCTGATACAGCAGATTCAGATATCGTCATCGTAACAGCAGGCGTCGCACGCAAGCCAGGCATGAGCCGCGATGATTTAGTACAGACGAATGAAAAGGTCATGATTGCTGTATCTGAGCAAATTGCGAAGTATTCACCAAATGCAACAGTGCTTGTATTAACAAACCCTGTTGATGCAATGACATATACGGTTTATAAAACAACAGGCTTCCCGAAAAATCGCGTTATCGGTCAATCAGGTGTTTTAGATACAGCCCGCTTCCGCGCATTTATCGCAGAGGAATTAAACATGTCTGTAAAAGATGTAACAGCATTAGTTTTAGGTGGTCATGGCGATACGATGGTACCATTAACACGCTATTCATTCGTAGGTGGTGTACCAATTGAATCATTGATCGCACCAGAACGCTTAGAGGAAATTGTCAACCGCACACGCAATGGTGGTGCAGAAATCGTTAACCTGCTTGGTAACGGCTCTGCCTACTACGCACCAGCAGCGGCAATGATTGAAATGGCTGAAGCGATTATTAAAGACCAAAAACGTGTACTGCCATCAATTGCTTACTTAGAAGGCGAATATGGCTATGAAAACCTTTGCTTAGGTGTACCAACATTATTAGGTGCAAACGGCATAGAAAAAATCTTTGAGCTAGAGTTAACAGAGCAAGAAAAATCAGCGCTCGACTATTCAGCAGAGGCTGTAAAATCGGTGATGGATGTTTTGAGTAAGTAA